One Clavelina lepadiformis chromosome 1, kaClaLepa1.1, whole genome shotgun sequence genomic region harbors:
- the LOC143456525 gene encoding ragulator complex protein LAMTOR1-like, with the protein MWCCRRCFGNDNDYSPLDQQTNQIDSINSTDPVNTPDYHDSSPVGSAPHSKHDEQSILSGIITQYNHDVIDMTALDSKIDAVEYMNRVQLYNRKVATLTSGTRYKQPSLRSAGNNPALILKAKSVDFEDVCMITELAGNVRSAMNAVKVEKHKDLVLSLQHR; encoded by the exons ATGTGGTGTTGCAGGAGATGTTTCGGAAATGACAATGAT tATTCCCCACTCGATCAGCAGACCAACCAAATTGACTCCATAAATTCCACTGATCCAGTGAATACGCCAGATTACCACGATTCCAGTCCTGTTGGCAGTGCTCCTCACAGCAAGCATGATGAGCAATCTATACTTTCTGGAATAATCACCCAGTACAATCA tgacgtcatagacaTGACAGCGCTAGATTCGAAGATAGATGCTGTTGAATACATGAACAGAGTGCAGTTATACAA TCGGAAGGTGGCGACATTAACCAGTGGAACTCGTTACAAACAACCCAGTCTTCGATCAGCCGGAAATAATCCTGCATTGATCTTAAAAGCCAAGTCAGTTGATTTTGAAGATGTCTGTATG ATCACAGAATTGGCAGGAAACGTACGAAGTGCAATGAATGCGGTGAAAGTCGAAAAACATAAAGATTTGGTTTTGAGTCTCCAACATCGATAA
- the LOC143456241 gene encoding uncharacterized protein LOC143456241 — translation MEEAIDFDFFDGNDSDGVGTGSSISTRPTGVTYEAVKANDNKHRHRSHNSRSTESHSSSDSETVTSNNHHSQLHGTNESDSNMSCSAATDSSKKIMRRESTDDTSCTDSERNVTSSGSEISKAERHGHSNANDSENSSKRQQRPSKKSRDTSNVKSHDIQADGDGFSSDSVTDVSPLTSPDGSPQIRRRGANENPSNETFHNTSSNEAQNSQVRHITKLNVTFKNSSSMEKMDKSRHNSSIKKNSQRTSSLRKKSPRVRSPKWKKEYLSDSDDDFGEHHHQSGHEKQGLFKTRQQSAMTDHRRRLLDSAARGSMDISSLLETVLEFEQKNYNRQVTHRMHQPMNYRIGDNLIHRPEHFGRKNMSFTNDKVREIDQENQRLLKQITRQSRPSSASSVRSNASYASNTSLNSKCSSRSTSSRLSRMSSGRRPSEKPVKLYHTAINRIQQQRQIERENMQLLKRLNSAKATPGMQRQRQLADHKRQAEYIGTTIDRNGMSTRKANELTRNAEVVQEVMGLRESRRKPVRPAWQESW, via the exons ATGGAGGAAGCAATAGATTTCGACTTTTTTGATGGTAATGACAGTGATGGTGTCGGTACCGGATCATCTATCAGTACTAGGCCTACAG gaGTTACGTATGAAGCAGTAAAAGCCAACGACAATAAACACAGACATCGGTCACATAACAGTCGAAGTACAGAGTCTCACAGTTCATCTGACTCCGAAACAGTGACTAGCAATAATCATCATAGTCAACTCCACGGAACTAATGAAAGTGACAGTAATATGAGTTGTTCAGCAGCAACTGATTCAAGCAAAAAGATTATGAGAAGAGAATCAACAGATGATACTTCCTGTACAGATTCTGAGAGAAATGTGACATCTAGTGGAAGTGAAATTTCCAAAGCAGAACGCCATGGTCATTCTAATGCTAATGATTCCGAAAACTCATCCAAACGCCAACAACGACCATCAAAAAAATCAAGGGACACATCCAATGTAAAATCCCATGATATACAAGCGGACGGAGATGGATTTTCTTCCGACTCTGTCACTGATGTTTCTCCTCTCACTTCACCAGATGGCTCGCCACAAATTCGACGTCGTGGTGCAAACGAAAATCCAAGTAATGAAACCTTTCACAATACATCTAGCAATGAAGCTCAAAATAGTCAAGTGCGCCATATTACAAAACTGAACGTTACATTCAAAAATTCATCTTCTATGGAGAAAATGGATAAGTCAAGGCACAATAGTTCTATCAAAAAGAACAGCCAACGCACCAGCTCTTTGAGGAAGAAATCACCACGAGTTCGAAGTCCCAAGTGGAAAAAGGAATACTTAAGTGATAGTGATGATGATTTTGGAGAACATCATCATCAGAGTGGTCACGAAAAACAAGGTTTATTTAAGACAAGACAGCAAAGTGCAATGACCGACCACAGAAGACGACTTCTTGATTCTGCAGCTCGAGGCTCCATGGACATTAGCAGCTTGCTGGAGACTGTTCTTGAATTTGAACAGAAGAATTATAATAGACAG GTGACACATAGAATGCATCAACCTATGAACTACAGAATTGGGGACAATTTAATCCATAGACCAGAACATTTTGGCAGAAAGAATATGTCCTTTACCAATGACAAG GTTCGCGAAATAGATCAGGAAAACCAGCGTCTCCTGAAACAAATTACAAGGCAATCACGGCCATCTAGTGCATCAAGTGTCCGGTCTAATGCCAGCTATGCCTCAAATACTTCATTGAACAGTAAATGCAGCAG CCGTAGCACGTCTTCAAGGTTAAGTAGAATGAGTAGTGGAAGAAGACCGAGTGAAAAGCCGGTCAAATTATACCACACAGCAATCAATAGAATTCAACAACAAAGGCAGATTGAACGGGAAAATATG CAACTTCTTAAAAGGCTTAATTCAGCGAAGGCTACTCCTGGAATGCAGCGACAGCGCCAGTTAGCAGACCATAAAAGACAGGCAGAATATATAGGGACAACCATAGACAGGAACGGAATGTCAACAAGGAAAGCGAATG AACTGACCAGAAATGCAGAAGTTGTGCAGGAAGTGATGGGTCTGAGGGAAAGCCGCCGAAAGCCAGTGCGTCCTGCTTGGCAGGAATCCTGGTGA